From Anopheles coluzzii chromosome 3, AcolN3, whole genome shotgun sequence, the proteins below share one genomic window:
- the LOC120958357 gene encoding netrin receptor unc-5-like, protein MTVPCRLPYFLQLYFICTVGLASPGGLETKEHRRSDYPEHVSAALPRKDTALEQYKSPPFDGNSQRQSPFNRQAHLPPDAGNRWDVPFNPAPDRESRKSHESLVLPFATVPKGELHAVRKSENNHAEMKLAPRQRPGSDVIEKRDDDDDDDGDGDGAQKPARMLDDRRPVRDDDVVDAAKDEYYDAPTREEHEGDNYEDGKIINSGTLDNIFAGKSNGPTSGTVIEHPKGSASVRGSKVGKALGGAAESNGAEEVDEDDEEEEEEEEEEEEDENDSEVSYGEDVLPPSEAFGTFGERTGGGLKVEEAPYFLVEPQNTYVIRSKPAVLKCKAANTLQIHFKCSGSIKPPPSIEESHVDPHSGVHFQEVTATISRDLVYEYFGKLPFKCECHAWSPRGKAVSQPASIVVAYLKKNFDLMDTRIRAEAGEKLEIRCMAPKGYPKPQITWLKNNFTVTSSPLLTFTAEGNIVITSLNLQDIGNYTCVAENIAGKRISEPIELIVYVNGGWSQWSAWLECRCPGKPAQGRKRTRTCSDPIPLYGGAPCVGPNQQKTADCVTCPEDTQIITPNGFEDNAFVRRWSSWSAWSACSNKCTQSRRRTCRTQNIDYYDKALVKHHQQLAALMEDHDEQESSAYGCHGKDVQTIVCRGGECKIDDTASDWIFYLGLGFIVTLCLTFLVFLLHMRHRQKLPTYSITRTTPDQHTYTHEFQKKLTLSSNPPDINIRVNGYEYSNGSTMEAPKVPSQNVPLLLTRSTSEHHYDEPQFNSMQPNQALNKDGSAGVYNQQKLAGVILQHHYHQYHSLEQSHLQRQIASSPIAQSQKGQYRSSESLSGTSNTNTSISTYAIATTDSLDTSSSSEAMYKSNSVRQVVTSDGGWLEMEHLQTSLSIPEGAIPAALRINVFLAVMYDSKDTILVENQVTHISPTIVCGPAKSNFTKPLIIKVPHCAEDIGSWKVSLFYKEEVTNCWKKIASSENDVPSPQAYIQLDQHNAYIMTRKLGKYLLGGESLTPEVNVTKRLKIVMFGPARKPEADFNIRAYVLEDYPSALEHCSGIETRLGYFQIGQSSPFHFANNKEAMTLRINCSGGWTTAAECAVQKIPFNHIWKNMSILNCEFLLHKLTDEMPCLRLELAVEQDNGAKVLITSVAFS, encoded by the exons ATGACCGTTCCTTGCCGATTACCATATTTCCTTCAgctatattttatttgtaCCGTTGGACTGGCCTCGCCCGGTGGTCTGGAAACGAAAGAGCACCGTCGGTCGGACTACCCGGAGCATGTATCCGCTGCGTTGCCGCGCAAAGATACCGCATTGGAACAGTATAAATCACCGCCATTCGATGGCAATAGCCAGCGGCAGTCGCCTTTCAATCGGCAGGCTCACCTACCACCGGACGCAGGGAACCGATGGGATGTTCCATTCAATCCCGCACCGGACCGGGAAAGCCGTAAATCGCACGAATCGCTCGTCCTCCCCTTCGCAACGGTACCAAAGGGTGAGCTGCATGCGGTCCGTAAGTCGGAAAACAATCACGCGGAAATGAAACTTGCTCCTCGTCAACGGCCAGGAAGTGACGTTATTGAAAAgagggatgatgatgatgatgatgatggcgatggtgatggtgctcaAAAGCCGGCCCGTATGCTTGACGACCGGCGGCCCGTCCGGGATGATGACGTTGTGGACGCTGCCAAGGACGAGTACTACGACGCACCGACGAGGGAAGAACACGAAGGTGATAATTATGAGGACGgtaaaataatcaattcaGGCACGTTGGATAACATTTTTGCCGGCAAGTCAAACGGGCCTACGTCAGGTACTGTGATTGAACACCCGAAGGGTTCGGCAAGTGTGCGTGGTTCTAAGGTGGGAAAGGCGCTGGGTGGTGCTGCCGAATCGAACGGAGCCGAGGAAGTCGACGAAGATgatgaagaggaggaggaggaggaggaagaagaagaggaggatgAAAATGACAGTGAAGTGTCATATGGTGAGGATGTACTTCCACCAAGCGAAGCGTTCGGCACGTTTGGCGAGCGCACTGGCGGTGGGTTGAAGGTGGAGGAAGCGCCATACTTTCTGGTTGAGCCGCAAAATACTTACGTGATCCGGAGCAAGCCGGCCGTGCTGAAGTGTAAAGCGGCAAACACGTTGCAG ATACATTTCAAGTGCAGCGGCAGCATAAAACCACCCCCGTCGATCGAAGAGTCGCACGTAGATCCGCACAGCGGTGTGCACTTCCAGGAGGTAACGGCCACAATCTCCCGCGACCTGGTGTACGAGTACTTCGGCAAGCTGCCGTTTAAATGCGAATGCCACGCCTGGTCTCCGCGCGGGAAAGCCGTCAGCCAGCCCGCCTCGATTGTTGTTGCGT ATTTGAAGAAAAACTTCGACCTTATGGACACTAGAATACGTGCTGAAGCTGGAGAAAAGCTGGAAATAAGGTGCATGGCTCCCAAAGGTTATCCAAAGCCTCAGATAACGTGGTTGAAGAACAATTTTACCGTCACCTCTAGTCCATTATTAACCTTCACGGCTGAAGGAAACATTGTGATAACTAGTCTGAATCTCCAG GACATAGGGAATTATACGTGTGTCGCAGAAAACATTGCCGGCAAAAGGATATCGGAACCAATAGAATTGATCGTTTATG TTAATGGAGGATGGAGCCAATGGAGCGCCTGGTTAGAATGTCGCTGTCCGGGGAAACCAGCTCAAGGAAGGAAACGCACACGAACCTGCAGCGATCCCATCCCCCTGTATGGTGGGGCGCCCTGCGTAGGTCCTAACCAACAGAAGACGGCCGATTGCGTAACTTGCCCAG AAGATACACAAATAATCACTCCGAATGGATTCGAAGATAACGCCTTTG TACGCCGTTGGTCATCATGGTCTGCGTGGAGCGCGTGCTCAAACAAATGCACGCAATCAAGGAGACGAACCTGTCGAACACAAAACATCGACTATTACGATAAAGCGCTAGTGAAACATCATCAACAGTTGGCAGCCCTGATGGAGGATCATGACGAGCAGGAGAGCAGTGCCTATGGCTGTCACGGCAAGGACGTTCAAACCATCGTTTGCCGAGGTGGCGAATGCAAAATTGATGATACAG CTTCCGATTGGATATTTTATCTCGGGCTAGGGTTCATTGTGACGCTCTGCTTAACGTTCCTGGTATTTCTGCTGCACATGCGACATCGGCAAAAGCTGCCAACGTATTCCATTACCCGCACCACACCTGATCAGCACACGTACACGCACGAGTTTCAAAAGAAGCTCACCCTCTCGTCCAACCCCCCGGACATCAATATTCGTGTCAATGGCTATGAATATTCGAACGGCAGCACCATGGAAGCCCCAAAGGTACCGAGCCAGAATGTTCCGCTGCTTCTGACCAGATCGACATCCGAGCATCACTACGACGAACCGCAGTTCAATTCGAT GCAACCGAACCAGGCGCTGAACAAGGACGGTTCGGCAGGAGTGTACAATCAACAAAAGCTGGCCGGAGTGATTCTTCAGCATCATTACCATCAGTATCATTCGCTCGAGCAGAGCCATCTTCAGCGTCAAATAGCGTCGTCACCCATCGCTCAGTCGCAGAAGGGTCAGTATCGCAGCTCCGAATCCTTATCAGGGACgtccaacacaaacacat CAATCTCAACCTACGCCATCGCAACGACGGACTCGTTGGATACGTCCAGTTCGTCGGAGGCCATGTACAAATCGAACTCCGTCCGCCAGGTCGTCACCTCGGACGGGGGTTGGTTGGAAATGGAGCATCTGCAAACGTCACTCTCCATTCCCGAGGGAGCCATTCCGGCAGCGCTAAGAATAAACGTTTTCCTGGCCGTCATGTACGACTCCAAAGATACGATACTAGTCGAAAACCAGGTCACACACATCAGCCCAACGATTGTCTGTGGTCCGGCGAAGAGTAACTTCACCAAACCGCTCATAATCAAGGTGCCGCACTGCGCCGAGGATATTGGCAGCTGGAAGGTATCGCTCTTCTACAAAGAGGAAGTAACGAACTGCTGGAAAAAGATTGCATCATCGGAAAATGATGTGCCCAGCCCGCAAGCCTACATTCAGCTAGACCAGCACAACGCGTACATCATGACCCGCAAGCTCGGCAAGTATCTGCTCGGTGGAGAGAGCCTAACGCCCGAAGTGAATGTCACCAAGCGGCTGAAGATTGTCATGTTCGGTCCGGCTCGGAAACCGGAAGCAGACTTCAACATACGCGCCTACGTGCTGGAGGACTATCCGAGTGCTCTCGAGCACTGTAGTGGGATAGAAACGCGACTGGGCTACTTCCAGATCGGGCAAAGCTCGCCGTTCCACTTCGCCAACAACAAAGAGGCGATGACACTGCGGATCAACTGTTCCGGCGGCTGGACGACGGCAGCGGAATGTGCTGTGCAGAAGATTCCCTTCAACCACATCTGGAAGAACATGTCCATCTTGAACTGTGAGTTCTTGCTGCACAAACTGACCGATGAGATGCCTTGTTTACGATTGGAGCTGGCTGTCGAGCAGGACAACGGTGCCAAAGTGCTGATCACGTCAGTGGCGTTCTCGTGA